Proteins found in one Streptomyces sp. NBC_00461 genomic segment:
- a CDS encoding glycoside hydrolase family 6 protein, translated as MVVAASVVVAVGTVTGMMTALDDGRSADEAKPRVTSSPHVDQLPVVPSPSATHPSSSAPAKRSTPTPTPSPSRTQRKRPPAQVSTSLYRHPDSQVLDWVRSHPGDPRTSVIESRIADQPAAVWFADFTPSTVTSRVRAVTSGAGAQGRVPVVVAYAIPDRDCGGASEGGAPDLAAYDGWVDRFAAGLGSGEVVVILEPDSIAQADCLSEGGRADRFASLARAGRVLKAADPKARVYFDAGHSGWNAAATQASLLKQAGAASAASSDGIFSNVSNFHTTPDEIAYDRRVLAALGGPASLGAVIDTSRNGNGAPADGDWCDPSGRKIGRAPSLSTGEARIDAYLWVKLPGESDGCKGSPGTFTPSYAYELASS; from the coding sequence ATGGTCGTGGCGGCCTCCGTGGTCGTCGCCGTCGGCACCGTGACCGGCATGATGACCGCGCTGGACGACGGCCGGAGCGCCGACGAGGCGAAGCCGAGGGTGACCAGCTCGCCGCACGTGGACCAGCTGCCGGTGGTCCCGTCCCCGTCGGCGACCCACCCGTCCTCCTCCGCCCCGGCGAAGAGGAGCACTCCCACTCCCACTCCGTCCCCGAGCCGGACGCAGAGGAAGCGGCCGCCCGCCCAGGTGTCCACGAGTCTGTACCGCCACCCCGATTCCCAGGTGCTCGACTGGGTCCGCTCCCACCCGGGCGACCCGCGCACCTCGGTCATAGAGTCGCGCATCGCCGACCAGCCGGCCGCGGTGTGGTTCGCCGACTTCACCCCGTCGACCGTCACCTCCCGGGTCCGCGCCGTCACGTCGGGGGCCGGGGCGCAGGGCCGGGTGCCGGTCGTGGTGGCGTACGCGATACCGGACCGCGACTGCGGAGGCGCCTCCGAGGGCGGGGCGCCCGACCTCGCCGCGTACGACGGATGGGTCGACAGGTTCGCGGCGGGCCTGGGGTCCGGCGAGGTCGTCGTCATCCTGGAGCCCGACTCCATAGCCCAGGCCGACTGTCTGTCCGAGGGCGGGCGCGCCGACCGGTTCGCCTCTTTGGCCCGCGCCGGCCGGGTCCTCAAGGCCGCCGACCCGAAGGCGCGGGTGTACTTCGACGCCGGCCACTCCGGCTGGAACGCGGCCGCGACGCAGGCGAGTCTGCTGAAGCAGGCGGGCGCCGCTTCGGCCGCGTCCTCCGACGGGATCTTCAGCAACGTCTCCAACTTCCACACCACGCCCGACGAGATCGCCTACGACCGGCGGGTCCTCGCCGCCCTCGGTGGCCCCGCGAGCCTGGGCGCCGTCATCGACACCAGCCGCAACGGCAACGGCGCCCCGGCCGACGGCGACTGGTGCGACCCGTCGGGCCGCAAGATCGGCCGGGCGCCCTCACTCAGCACCGGCGAGGCCCGGATCGACGCCTATCTGTGGGTGAAGCTGCCGGGGGAGTCGGACGGCTGCAAGGGTTCGCCCGGGACGTTCACACCCTCGTACGCCTACGAGTTGGCCTCGTCGTAG
- a CDS encoding LLM class F420-dependent oxidoreductase, translated as MPTRLGLSLPQARQYDIGRDVPDVARTAERIGYDSLWVYERALFPDPATQGLGGMDGVPWPDQYRGVPEPLVTLTLAAAATERAELGTSVLVAPLHGPFQLARTLGTLDAASGGRVVAGFGTGWSLDEYAAAGVAPFEERGRVLDEIIDVCRAVWGPDPVLYEGRHTRIASSVIGPKPARPIPILLPSHSRKAMIRLVDRADGWMPIAMGAGQLADQWRQLQDLAAARGRARPIRSAVRVNAQYTAKAYDAADRAAFQGSVDQIVEDLVAHAEIGLDEFFFELQGHLRDVQELKDVATEVYEKARAAGV; from the coding sequence ATGCCCACTCGCCTGGGCCTGAGTCTTCCCCAAGCACGGCAGTACGACATCGGACGGGACGTGCCGGACGTCGCCCGCACCGCGGAGCGGATCGGCTACGACAGTCTCTGGGTCTACGAACGCGCCCTCTTCCCGGATCCCGCGACCCAGGGCCTGGGCGGCATGGACGGCGTCCCCTGGCCCGACCAGTACCGCGGCGTCCCCGAGCCGCTGGTGACACTGACGCTGGCCGCGGCGGCGACCGAGCGCGCCGAGTTGGGCACCAGTGTCCTGGTCGCTCCACTGCACGGCCCGTTCCAACTGGCCAGGACGCTGGGCACCTTGGACGCGGCGAGCGGTGGCCGGGTCGTGGCGGGCTTCGGCACGGGCTGGTCGCTCGACGAGTACGCGGCCGCGGGCGTGGCCCCGTTCGAGGAGCGCGGCCGTGTCCTGGACGAGATCATCGACGTCTGCCGTGCCGTGTGGGGCCCGGACCCGGTGCTCTACGAGGGCCGCCACACCAGGATCGCCTCGTCCGTGATCGGGCCCAAGCCCGCCCGCCCGATCCCGATCCTGCTGCCCTCGCACAGCAGGAAGGCGATGATCCGGCTCGTGGACCGGGCCGACGGCTGGATGCCCATCGCCATGGGGGCCGGACAACTTGCCGACCAGTGGCGGCAGTTGCAGGATCTCGCGGCCGCGCGCGGCCGCGCCCGACCGATCCGCTCGGCGGTCCGGGTGAACGCGCAGTACACCGCCAAGGCGTACGACGCCGCGGACCGGGCGGCGTTCCAGGGCAGCGTCGACCAGATCGTCGAGGATCTCGTCGCCCACGCCGAGATCGGGCTCGACGAGTTCTTCTTCGAACTCCAGGGCCACCTGCGCGACGTCCAGGAACTCAAGGACGTCGCCACGGAGGTGTACGAGAAGGCTCGCGCGGCCGGTGTCTAG
- a CDS encoding DUF5995 family protein produces MGQLEQFTTSVDAVVSRMRALDATLPERDGIAVFNRVYLAVTEAVDRRIDGSGFPDARAAITLDARFAERYLAAVDAVADERRPPACWRPLFQFRRHPGVRPLQFALAGINAHIGHDLALAVVDSCRTLNCEPADLEDEFDRVGDLLVSLEERIREDLMPGPDLLQIADPLTHLLGAFSLERARDATWSAARALWALRRLPDVAEEFTERLDAAVGFAGRMLLTPLPD; encoded by the coding sequence ATGGGGCAATTGGAACAGTTCACCACTTCTGTAGACGCAGTCGTCTCCCGTATGCGCGCCCTCGACGCGACGCTGCCCGAGCGGGACGGCATCGCGGTCTTCAACCGCGTCTACCTCGCCGTCACCGAGGCGGTCGACCGCCGTATCGACGGCAGTGGGTTCCCGGACGCCCGGGCCGCGATCACGCTGGACGCGCGGTTCGCGGAGCGCTATCTCGCCGCCGTCGACGCGGTGGCGGACGAACGGCGCCCACCGGCCTGCTGGCGGCCCCTGTTCCAGTTCCGCCGTCACCCCGGCGTACGACCGCTGCAGTTCGCGCTGGCGGGCATCAATGCGCACATCGGCCACGACCTGGCGCTCGCCGTCGTGGACAGCTGTCGTACGTTGAACTGCGAACCGGCCGACCTGGAGGACGAGTTCGATCGCGTGGGTGACCTCCTCGTCTCGCTGGAGGAGCGCATCCGCGAAGATCTGATGCCGGGCCCCGACCTCCTCCAGATCGCAGACCCGCTCACCCACCTGCTCGGCGCCTTCAGCCTGGAACGGGCCCGGGACGCGACCTGGTCGGCGGCGCGCGCCCTGTGGGCGCTGCGCCGACTGCCCGACGTGGCCGAGGAGTTCACCGAACGTCTGGACGCGGCGGTGGGCTTCGCGGGGCGGATGCTGCTCACGCCACTGCCGGACTGA
- a CDS encoding flavin monoamine oxidase family protein, which produces MTSTVPNAVEHADEHQPPITMFGPDFPYAYDDFLAHPAGLGQIPATEHGAEVAVIGGGLSGIVAAYELMKMGLKPVVYEADRIGGRLRTVGFDGPGTEDLTAEMGAMRFPPSSTALQHYIDLVGLQTRPFPNPLAEATPSTVVDLKGESHYAETVDDLPQVYRDVAHAWNTCLEEGADFSDMNRALRERDVPRIREIWSRLVEKLDNQTFYGFLCDSEAFKSFRHREIFGQVGFGTGGWDTDFPNSILEILRVVYTEADDHHRGIVGGSQQLPVRLWEREPEKIVHWPYGTSLKSLHVDGEPRPAVTRLHRTAGNRITVTDANGDIRTYQAAIFTAQSWMLLSKIACDDSLFPIDHWTAIERTHYMESSKLFVPVDRPFWLDKDEVTGRDVMSMTLTDRMTRGTYLLDDGPDKPAVICLSYTWCDDSLKWLPLSANERMEVMLKSLGEIYPNVDIRQHVIGNPVTVSWENEPYFMGAFKANLPGHYRYQRRLFTHFMQDRLPEDKRGIFLAGDDISWTAGWAEGAIQTALNAVWGVMHHFGGGTDTTNPGPGDVYDEIAPVELPED; this is translated from the coding sequence ATGACGTCCACCGTGCCCAACGCCGTCGAGCACGCAGACGAGCACCAACCGCCGATCACCATGTTCGGCCCGGACTTCCCGTACGCCTACGACGACTTCCTCGCCCACCCGGCGGGCCTCGGTCAGATACCGGCGACCGAGCACGGGGCCGAGGTCGCGGTCATCGGCGGCGGGCTGTCCGGCATCGTGGCGGCCTACGAGCTGATGAAGATGGGCCTGAAGCCGGTCGTGTACGAGGCCGACAGGATCGGCGGACGACTGCGCACCGTCGGCTTCGACGGCCCGGGCACCGAGGACCTCACCGCCGAGATGGGCGCGATGCGCTTCCCGCCCTCCTCGACGGCGCTCCAGCACTACATCGACCTGGTGGGCCTTCAGACCCGGCCGTTCCCCAACCCCCTTGCGGAGGCGACCCCTTCGACGGTCGTCGACCTCAAGGGCGAGTCGCACTACGCCGAGACGGTCGACGACCTGCCGCAGGTGTACCGGGACGTCGCCCACGCCTGGAACACCTGCCTCGAAGAGGGCGCCGACTTCTCCGACATGAACCGCGCCCTGCGCGAGCGGGACGTGCCGCGGATCCGTGAGATCTGGTCGAGGCTCGTCGAGAAGCTCGACAACCAGACCTTCTACGGCTTCCTCTGCGACTCCGAGGCCTTCAAGTCCTTCCGCCACCGCGAGATCTTCGGCCAGGTCGGCTTCGGGACAGGCGGCTGGGACACCGACTTCCCGAACTCCATCCTGGAGATCCTCCGGGTCGTCTACACCGAGGCCGACGACCACCACCGCGGCATCGTCGGCGGCTCCCAGCAACTGCCGGTCCGGCTCTGGGAGCGCGAGCCGGAGAAGATCGTGCACTGGCCGTACGGGACCTCCCTCAAGTCCCTGCACGTGGACGGCGAGCCCCGCCCCGCCGTGACCCGGCTGCACCGCACCGCCGGCAACCGGATCACCGTGACGGACGCGAACGGCGACATCCGCACCTACCAGGCGGCGATCTTCACCGCCCAGTCCTGGATGCTCCTGTCGAAGATCGCCTGCGACGACTCGCTCTTCCCGATCGACCACTGGACGGCGATCGAGCGCACCCACTACATGGAGTCCAGCAAGCTGTTCGTGCCCGTCGACCGACCCTTCTGGCTGGACAAGGACGAGGTCACCGGCCGGGATGTCATGTCGATGACGCTCACCGACCGTATGACGCGCGGCACTTACCTCCTGGACGACGGTCCGGACAAGCCGGCCGTCATCTGCCTCTCCTACACCTGGTGCGACGACAGCCTGAAGTGGCTGCCGCTGTCAGCGAACGAGCGGATGGAGGTCATGCTGAAGTCGCTCGGCGAGATCTACCCGAACGTCGACATCCGCCAGCACGTCATCGGCAACCCGGTGACCGTGTCCTGGGAGAACGAGCCCTACTTCATGGGAGCGTTCAAGGCCAACCTGCCTGGCCACTACCGCTACCAGCGGCGCCTGTTCACGCACTTCATGCAGGACCGGCTGCCCGAGGACAAGCGGGGCATCTTCCTCGCCGGCGACGACATCTCCTGGACGGCCGGCTGGGCCGAGGGCGCGATCCAGACCGCGCTGAACGCGGTCTGGGGCGTCATGCACCACTTCGGCGGCGGGACGGACACGACCAACCCGGGCCCGGGCGACGTGTACGACGAGATCGCGCCGGTCGAACTGCCGGAGGACTGA
- a CDS encoding uracil-xanthine permease family protein, whose translation MDLGVRWKLHGDGRTPAPGAVVRPDERLSWPRTVGLGAQHVVAMFGASFVAPVLMGLDPNLAIMMSGVSTVIFLLATRGRVPSYLGCSLSFVGVAAVIRAQGGTSATVTGAVLVVGVALFLVGLAVQRFGARIIHAAMPPIVTGAVVMLIGFNLAPVTASTYWPQDQWTALLVMAFTGLAVVCLRGFWSRIAIFLGLLFGYGISWAFDRIFGRIHSVDASGELTDHWRLDLSGVGRADWVGLPSFHGPAFNWSAILVALPVVIALVAENAGHVKAVGEMTGDPLDDKLGTAIAADGIGSVLSTAVGGPPNTTYSENIGVMAATRVYSTAAYWAAAGFALLFGLCPKFGAVVAAIPGGVLGGITVILYGMIGLLGAQIWSNARVDLRNPLNLVPAAAGIIVGVGNVTMKFTDTFSLSGIALGTLVVITGYHVLRAFAPAHLKTQPPLLDGGTSSYDEANS comes from the coding sequence ATGGACCTCGGCGTGCGCTGGAAACTGCACGGTGACGGGCGAACGCCCGCGCCCGGAGCGGTGGTACGCCCCGACGAACGGCTCTCCTGGCCCCGCACGGTCGGCCTCGGCGCCCAGCACGTGGTGGCCATGTTCGGCGCGTCCTTCGTGGCCCCGGTCCTGATGGGCCTGGACCCCAACCTCGCGATCATGATGTCGGGCGTCTCGACCGTGATCTTCCTGCTCGCGACCCGCGGCCGGGTACCCAGCTACCTGGGCTGCTCACTGTCCTTCGTGGGCGTCGCCGCCGTGATCCGCGCCCAGGGCGGCACCAGCGCCACGGTGACCGGCGCGGTCCTCGTCGTCGGCGTGGCGCTGTTCCTGGTGGGACTCGCCGTGCAGCGCTTCGGCGCGCGGATCATCCACGCGGCGATGCCGCCGATCGTCACCGGCGCGGTCGTCATGCTGATCGGCTTCAACCTCGCGCCCGTCACGGCGTCCACGTACTGGCCGCAGGACCAGTGGACCGCCCTGCTGGTCATGGCCTTCACCGGTCTGGCCGTCGTCTGTCTGCGTGGTTTCTGGTCCCGGATCGCGATCTTCCTCGGTCTGCTCTTCGGCTACGGCATCTCCTGGGCCTTCGACCGGATCTTCGGCCGCATCCACTCGGTGGACGCGAGCGGCGAACTCACCGACCACTGGCGGCTCGACCTCTCCGGTGTCGGCAGGGCCGACTGGGTCGGCCTGCCCTCCTTCCACGGTCCGGCCTTCAACTGGTCGGCGATCCTCGTCGCACTCCCCGTCGTCATCGCGCTGGTCGCCGAGAACGCCGGGCACGTCAAGGCGGTCGGCGAGATGACCGGCGATCCGCTGGACGACAAGCTGGGTACGGCGATCGCGGCCGACGGCATCGGCTCGGTACTGTCCACCGCGGTCGGCGGCCCGCCCAACACCACGTACTCCGAGAACATCGGCGTGATGGCCGCGACCCGCGTGTACTCGACCGCCGCCTACTGGGCCGCGGCCGGTTTCGCACTCCTCTTCGGCCTCTGCCCGAAGTTCGGCGCCGTGGTGGCCGCGATCCCGGGCGGCGTCCTGGGCGGCATCACGGTCATCCTGTACGGCATGATCGGCCTGCTCGGCGCGCAGATCTGGTCCAACGCCCGGGTGGACCTGCGCAATCCGCTGAACCTGGTCCCCGCCGCGGCGGGCATCATCGTCGGCGTCGGCAACGTCACGATGAAGTTCACCGACACCTTCTCCCTCAGCGGCATCGCCCTCGGCACGCTCGTCGTCATCACCGGCTACCACGTGCTGCGGGCCTTCGCACCGGCCCACCTGAAGACTCAGCCACCGCTGCTGGACGGGGGCACGTCCTCCTACGACGAGGCCAACTCGTAG
- a CDS encoding carbon-nitrogen hydrolase family protein, with amino-acid sequence MRTALLQSSGRPGSVAENLKVLDAAAGRAAATGAVLLAAPEMFLTGYAIGDDIGRLAEPADGACADAIADIASRHGLAIAYGYPERDGDTVFNSAQLISADGDRLANYRKTHLFGCFERDHFTPGEQPVVQAELNGLRVGLMICYDVEFPENVRAHALAGTDLLVVPTAQMHPFQFVAESMIPVRAFENQMYVAYVNRVGLEGEFDFVGLSVLAGPDGVARARAGRGEQLVLADADPAFLAASREANPYLKDRRPGLYGSLA; translated from the coding sequence ATGCGCACCGCCCTGCTCCAGAGCTCCGGCCGCCCCGGCTCGGTCGCCGAGAACCTCAAGGTCCTCGACGCGGCCGCGGGCCGTGCCGCCGCCACGGGCGCCGTGCTGCTGGCCGCACCGGAGATGTTCCTCACCGGGTACGCGATCGGCGACGACATCGGCCGCCTCGCCGAACCCGCCGACGGCGCCTGCGCGGACGCGATCGCCGACATCGCCTCCCGGCACGGGCTCGCGATCGCCTACGGCTACCCGGAGCGCGACGGCGACACCGTCTTCAACTCCGCCCAGCTGATCTCCGCCGACGGCGACCGCCTCGCGAACTACCGCAAGACCCACCTCTTCGGCTGCTTCGAGCGCGACCACTTCACGCCCGGGGAGCAGCCGGTCGTCCAGGCCGAGCTGAACGGCCTCCGCGTCGGCCTCATGATCTGCTACGACGTCGAGTTCCCGGAGAACGTCCGCGCCCACGCCCTGGCCGGCACCGACCTCCTCGTCGTGCCGACCGCGCAGATGCACCCGTTCCAGTTCGTCGCCGAGTCGATGATCCCGGTGCGTGCCTTCGAGAACCAGATGTACGTCGCGTACGTCAACCGGGTCGGCCTGGAAGGGGAGTTCGACTTCGTCGGCCTCTCCGTGCTGGCCGGCCCCGACGGCGTCGCCCGCGCCCGCGCCGGACGCGGCGAACAACTCGTGCTCGCCGACGCCGACCCCGCCTTCCTCGCCGCCTCCCGCGAGGCGAACCCGTACCTGAAGGACCGCCGCCCCGGTCTCTACGGGTCCCTGGCCTGA
- a CDS encoding MFS transporter: MSDVVCDLREVRRARYAVAAVFAVHGAVTGSFATRVPWVQDHASLSAGQLGFALAFTAFGASCAMPLAGRISHRFGSRGALRGLIALWTMALVLPSLAPNMLTLCLAMFAFGASAGMADVAMNALGIEVERLLGRSIMTSLHGMWSAGALTGSAAGTLAAHLGSDARLHFALAAATLTLLGTVACRWVLDLQPAEDEEPPPRFALPPRSALLIGAVGFCAVFAEGASLDWSAVYLRAQLDTSAGLAAACTTGFMLTMAIARLVGDAVVNRFGAVRTVRTGGAVAVLGGLLVVVAGDPAVAMAGFALLGLGIAVVVPLCFAAAGHSGPNPSQAIAGVATITYTSGLIAPSLIGGVAQATSLVVSFGLVTALACGLAVFAGVLRAGERNRPKVSPPSAAVPDPRP, translated from the coding sequence ATGAGCGACGTGGTCTGCGACCTGCGCGAGGTGAGGCGGGCCCGGTACGCCGTGGCCGCCGTGTTCGCCGTGCACGGAGCCGTCACCGGCTCGTTCGCGACCCGTGTGCCCTGGGTCCAGGACCATGCCTCGCTGAGTGCGGGACAGCTCGGCTTCGCCCTCGCCTTCACGGCGTTCGGCGCCTCCTGCGCCATGCCGCTGGCCGGCCGGATCAGCCACCGCTTCGGCAGTCGCGGGGCTCTGCGCGGCCTCATCGCCCTGTGGACGATGGCCCTGGTCCTGCCGTCGCTCGCGCCGAACATGCTGACCCTGTGCCTGGCGATGTTCGCGTTCGGCGCGAGCGCGGGCATGGCCGACGTCGCGATGAACGCGCTCGGCATCGAGGTGGAGCGACTGCTCGGCAGGTCGATCATGACGAGCCTGCACGGCATGTGGAGCGCGGGCGCCCTGACCGGCTCCGCGGCGGGCACGCTCGCCGCGCACCTCGGTTCCGACGCCCGCCTGCACTTCGCGCTGGCGGCGGCCACCCTCACCCTGCTCGGGACGGTGGCCTGCCGCTGGGTGCTCGACCTGCAGCCCGCCGAGGACGAGGAACCTCCGCCGAGGTTCGCCCTGCCACCCCGGTCCGCGCTGCTCATCGGCGCCGTCGGCTTCTGTGCGGTATTCGCGGAGGGCGCCAGCCTCGACTGGTCGGCGGTCTATCTACGCGCCCAGCTCGACACGTCGGCGGGCCTGGCTGCCGCGTGCACGACCGGCTTCATGCTCACGATGGCGATCGCGCGGCTCGTCGGCGATGCGGTGGTCAACCGGTTCGGCGCGGTCCGCACCGTCAGGACCGGCGGCGCCGTGGCGGTTCTCGGCGGACTGCTCGTCGTCGTGGCGGGCGATCCGGCGGTGGCCATGGCGGGGTTCGCGCTGCTGGGCCTCGGCATCGCGGTCGTCGTGCCGCTGTGCTTCGCGGCGGCGGGCCACAGCGGCCCGAACCCGAGTCAGGCCATCGCGGGTGTCGCGACCATCACCTACACCTCGGGTCTCATCGCCCCGAGCCTGATCGGCGGGGTGGCTCAGGCGACGAGTCTGGTGGTGTCCTTCGGCCTGGTGACCGCTCTTGCGTGCGGGCTCGCGGTCTTCGCGGGCGTGCTCCGCGCAGGCGAGCGCAACCGCCCGAAGGTCAGCCCTCCGAGCGCGGCGGTTCCCGACCCGCGGCCTTGA
- a CDS encoding alginate lyase family protein — MSGRSRAAVLLAAVVTFGAVLVPSAQAAPRAPDTAVLDGARLQQTKLRLDRGDPQLHRALRDLTARADNWLGQGPWTVVDKPKPAPGGDAHDYLSQAPYWWPSTAPTADNPWGCPYVQRDGQRNPEVDSGTDRQDVEKVFDSTYDLSLAWYYTGRRTYAEKAAQVLRTWFLAPATRMNPNLNHAQFIPCKYDGRAIGIIDFSQSYTSVVDALAILGTGAPGWTKSDRTGMTRWNSDFLGWLKNSAFGKEEGAAANNHGTFYDMQLAALAYATGDRALARRTVLDARAKRIDPQIAGDGSQPQELARTRSWHYSTFDLVAYTRLAAIGRHVGVDLWSYQGPDGQGLSKAVDYLLPAATGAAPWPHPELEFHRYAASDVVHAAADAGDGAAQTAVRKLEAPPGGDLWALRPAAEQLDSIAG, encoded by the coding sequence ATGAGTGGAAGATCCCGCGCCGCCGTCCTGCTGGCCGCGGTCGTGACGTTCGGAGCCGTCCTCGTCCCCTCCGCGCAGGCGGCACCCAGGGCGCCCGACACCGCAGTCCTCGACGGCGCCCGGCTCCAGCAGACGAAGCTCCGCCTCGACCGAGGCGATCCACAACTGCACCGAGCCCTGCGGGACTTGACGGCCCGCGCCGACAACTGGCTGGGCCAGGGCCCCTGGACGGTCGTCGACAAACCGAAGCCGGCACCCGGCGGCGACGCCCACGACTATCTGAGCCAGGCCCCGTACTGGTGGCCCAGCACGGCCCCGACGGCCGACAACCCCTGGGGCTGCCCGTACGTCCAGCGGGACGGCCAGCGCAACCCCGAGGTCGACTCCGGCACCGACCGCCAGGACGTCGAGAAGGTCTTCGACTCGACCTACGACCTGTCCCTGGCCTGGTACTACACCGGCAGGCGGACGTACGCCGAGAAGGCGGCGCAGGTGCTGCGCACCTGGTTCCTCGCCCCGGCCACCAGGATGAACCCGAACCTGAACCACGCGCAGTTCATCCCGTGCAAGTACGACGGCCGGGCCATCGGCATCATCGACTTCTCCCAGTCGTACACCAGCGTCGTCGACGCCCTCGCGATCCTCGGCACGGGCGCCCCCGGCTGGACGAAGTCCGACCGGACGGGGATGACCCGTTGGAACTCCGACTTCCTCGGCTGGCTGAAGAACAGCGCCTTCGGCAAGGAGGAGGGCGCGGCGGCCAACAACCACGGCACCTTCTACGACATGCAGCTCGCCGCCCTCGCCTACGCGACCGGCGACCGGGCGCTGGCCCGGCGGACCGTGCTCGACGCGCGCGCCAAGCGCATCGACCCGCAGATAGCCGGCGACGGCAGTCAGCCGCAGGAACTCGCGCGCACACGCAGCTGGCACTACTCGACCTTCGACCTGGTCGCGTACACCCGGCTCGCGGCGATCGGCCGGCACGTCGGCGTCGATCTGTGGTCGTATCAAGGGCCCGACGGACAGGGGCTGTCGAAGGCGGTGGACTATCTGCTGCCGGCCGCGACCGGGGCCGCCCCATGGCCGCACCCGGAGCTGGAGTTCCACCGCTACGCGGCGAGCGATGTCGTCCATGCGGCCGCGGACGCGGGGGACGGGGCGGCACAGACGGCGGTCCGGAAGCTGGAGGCGCCGCCCGGCGGTGACCTCTGGGCGCTGCGTCCGGCGGCCGAGCAACTGGACTCGATAGCGGGCTGA